In the Leguminivora glycinivorella isolate SPB_JAAS2020 chromosome 14, LegGlyc_1.1, whole genome shotgun sequence genome, one interval contains:
- the LOC125233202 gene encoding uncharacterized protein LOC125233202: MGKRKRDKEKDEVYIKKKIKKLQEKLQRHSVEPDRSSTPPVQPQSKTPQQPPTEDSSPSPASSPLHTRPHDDPDINAEIVDDELPEEFLLALGTEGQEQAEVGNPIRPELASRWTKIMNDGLGKEAREAIVKKYPPPANFSAAIAPIINPEIASTLSDPSVKRDKRIMIRQGLTGTLLSCLGKCLTDVLLGNINSKKLIEEINDAAKLAGEIHHHDSNSRKFFCLAGANKTIQDAIRHQKTDKFLFGTDCADKIRAAQTIQKTSNTIKNHPEKEKKQQKQAANNKQFKQLNWKSPPQYSQQYHRMRGGQQYHQPRKHYNQPHRKERHSSHKQRSRYHR; this comes from the exons ATGGGAAAAAGGAAGAGAGATAAAGAAAAAGATGAAGTTTATATtaagaaaaagataaaaaaacttCAAGAAAAGCTGCAAAGACATTCCGTCGAACCAGATCGCAGTTCTACTCCTCCTGTACAACCGCAGTCGAAGACTCCGCAGCAGCCGCCGACAGAAGACTCTTCACCATCACCGGCGTCTTCACCGTTGCATACTAGGCCACACGATGACCCTGATATAAATGCAG AAATTGTGGACGATGAACTCCCTGAGGAGTTCCTACTTGCTCTGGGGACTGAAGGTCAGGAACAGGCAGAAGTTGGAAACCCTATCAGACCTGAATTGGCCTCCCGCTGgacaaaaattatgaatgacGGCTTGGGTAAAGAGGCTAGAGAAGCAATTGTGAAAAAATACCCTCCACCAGCCAATTTTTCTGCTGCAATAGCACCGATAATTAATCCAGAGATTGCGTCTACACTCTCAGATCCCTCGGTCAAAAGAGATAAAAGGATTATGATAAGACAGGGCTTAACAGGCACATTATTGTCTTGCCTAGGAAAATGCTTAACTGACGTTTTACTAGGAAATATTAACTCTAAAAAGTTAATTGAAGAAATCAATGACGCTGCGAAGTTGGCTGGGGAAATCCACCACCATGATTCAAATTCGAGAAAATTCTTTTGTTTGGCTGGAGCGAATAAAACCATCCAAGATGCTATTCGTCATCAAAAGACCGATAAGTTTTTATTTGGTACAGATTGTGCTGACAAGATCAGAGCTGCACAAACAATCCAGAAAACTTCAAATACTATTAAGAACCATCCAGAGAAAGAAAAGAAGCAGCAGAAACAAGCAGCAAATAACAAACAGTTCAAGCAGTTAAACTGGAAGAGCCCACCACAATACAGTCAGCAGTATCATCGGATGCGTGGTGGGCAACAATACCATCAACCCCGGAAGCACTACAACCAGCCTCACCGGAAAGAGAGACACAGCTCCCACAAGCAGAGGTCCAGATATCACCGATAG
- the LOC125233201 gene encoding uncharacterized protein LOC125233201 isoform X2, producing the protein MSYFFGHGASGDSGAEPDLAGISNMLKMVSDLDDTRDNNEPLTLFRSRETDEIRISKLNPNAGVYVPGTGLKYNKNAPKQSPKKSNKTNKIASENKDTSNSDLNGTKQNGLPTFNNMFKSKSVKDKDKEKNDSTCEVKHEPKINNVNMFKSKSGKVEQATESNTNNVQESTENRDINIPKGIPNGFPKTQIETKAEELKELQDKLKSTIIASSTDKSLQTKRQKNVAIATLLKLGVVPDKQPVLIKPDYFKKSLNEKGLDNEVVNVVSEVKDLPSTSSSETNVNYIEQDSISKVNGWFNSMECPKPKPQLQEPLALKDKITFKKKTTSSVTSRNTSTPEPTKDRELKPFKPSNYASELLKKYETNAQREQPLIEDLGTRLERQCKERDEIIRQKMLARQNAG; encoded by the exons ATGAGCTACTTCTTTGGTCACGGGGCGTCCGGAGACAGCGGCGCGGAGCCCGACCTGGCCGGCATCTCGAACATGCTCAAAATG GTGAGTGACTTGGACGACACCAGGGACAATAACGAGCCCCTGACACTCTTCAGAAGCAGAGAAACGGACGAAATTAGAATAAGCAAGCTAAACCCTAACGCCGGAGTGTATGTTCCTGGTACTGGCTTGAAATATAACAAAAATGCTCCAAAGCAATCTCCAAAGAaaagtaataaaactaataagaTAGCCAGTGAAAACAAAGATACATCTAACTCAGATCTTAATGGAACAAAACAAAATGGTTTACCAACGTTTAATAATATGTTTAAGAGCAAAAGTGTTAAAGATAAAGACAAAGAAAAAAACGATTCAACTTGCGAAGTAAAACATGaaccaaaaatcaataatgttaaTATGTTTAAGAGTAAAAGTGGAAAAGTTGAACAAGCAACTGAATCAAATACAAATAATGTGCAAGAAAGTACAGAGAATAGGGATATAAATATACCGAAAGGAATTCCAAACGGTTTTCCAAAAACACAAATAGAAACTAAAGCGGAAGAATTAAAAGAGCTACAAGACAAACTTAAATCTACAATCATAGCATCTTCAACTGACAAATCTTTACAAACGAAACGACAGAAGAACGTAGCCATAGCGACTTTGCTCAAACTCGGTGTCGTTCCGGACAAACAACCAGTTCTAATCAAGCCAGATTATTTTAAGAAGTCTCTTAATGAAAAAGGACTAGATAATGAAGTAGTAAATGTAGTTAGTGAAGTAAAAGATTTGCCATCGACGTCTAGCAGTGAAACGAACGTGAATTACATAGAACAGGACTCGATATCGAAGGTGAATGGTTGGTTCAACAGTATGGAGTGTCCCAAGCCTAAACCGCAGTTGCAGGAGCCTTTGGCGTTGAAGGATAAGATTACGTTTAAGAAGAAGACGACTTCGAGC GTAACATCTCGCAACACAAGTACCCCAGAGCCGACCAAAGACCGAGAACTCAAGCCGTTCAAGCCATCGAACTACGCCAGCGAACTTCTCAAGAAATACGAGACCAACGCACAACGGGAGCAGCCCTTAATAGAAGACTTGGGGACCAGACTTGAAAGGCAATGTAAAGAAAGGGATGAAATCATTAGACAGAAGATGCTGGCTAGACAGAACGCTGGATAA